Proteins from one Xenopus tropicalis strain Nigerian chromosome 1, UCB_Xtro_10.0, whole genome shotgun sequence genomic window:
- the arl9 gene encoding ADP-ribosylation factor-like protein 9 — protein sequence MSGLRNLGLAVAMLAASGGAALVTWSYILAQRRKEEQKEDVVAKVEQKEDTAKEEQKENVVREDHLLLESEMAARCMLLAAREQPQKEPQTRKQQILVLGLDGSGKTSVLNSIVTNRGNHSTVPTEGVHAVCITNGNSKMEFLEVGGSEQLRQFWERYLDRALALIYVVDSSDHSRLPLAKMHLHQLIQHSSSLPLVVLANKQDLENAYHITDIHDALALSEICEKRKLYLIGTHVATDGSELPSSIEDTRELLAQLLLEIH from the exons ATGTCTGGTTTGCGAAACTTAGGGCTGGCTGTAGCTATGCTGGCTGCCTCTGGCGGTGCAGCCCTGGTCACCTGGAGCTACATTTTAGCTCAACGAAGGAAAGAGGAGCAGAAAGAAGATGTAGTTGCCAAAGTGGAGCAGAAAGAAGATACTGCCAAAGAGGAGCAGAAAGAAAATGTTGTCAGAGAGGATCACCTTCTTTTAGAGAGTGAAATGGCAGCTAGGTGCATGCTACTCGCTGCAAGAGAGCAGCCTCAG AAAGAACCTCAGACAAGGAAGCAGCAGATCTTAGTTCTGGGTTTAGATGGATCCGGAAAGACAAGCGTTCTTAACTCCATTGTGACCAACAGAGGGAACCACAGTACAGTACCAACAGAAGGAGTTCATGCAGTGTGCATAACCAAcggaaattccaaaatggagttCTTAGAAG TCGGTGGTAGTGAACAATTGCGCCAGTTCTGGGAAAGATACCTTGATAGAGCCCTTGCCCTCATTTATGTTGTGGACTCATCGGATCACAGTCGTCTTCCACTTGCTAAAATGCATCTTCATCAGCTTATTCAGCACAGTTCTTCCCTTCCCTTGGTTGTCCTTGCTAATAAACAG GACCTTGAAAATGCATATCACATCACTGATATCCATGATGCTCTTGCACTGTCAGAGATATGCGAGAAGAGGAAGCTGTATTTAATCGGCACCCATGTGGCAACGGATGGCTCTGAATTACCATCAAGTATTGAAGACACACGGGAATTACTTGCACAGCTTCTTTTAGAAATTCACTGA